A single region of the Mus caroli chromosome 16, CAROLI_EIJ_v1.1, whole genome shotgun sequence genome encodes:
- the LOC110311684 gene encoding olfactory receptor 5AC1-like — MEVNRSQVTEFVLKGITDRTELQVPLFLLFFFIYVTTMVGNLGLIFLIWKDPHLHTPMYYFLGSLAFADACTSSSVTPRMLVNILDNGKMISLFECMAQYYIFGSSATTECFLLVAMAYDRYVAICNPLLYLVVMSNRVCTCLISSSYIIGFLHPLIHVGLLFRLTFCKSNIIDHFYCEILPLYTISCTDPSINAFVVFIFSAVIQAVTFMSIAVSYAHVLFSILKTKSERGRRKAFSTCSAHLLSVSLFYGTLFFMYVXPGSGPSKYKNKMYSLFYTIVIPLLNPFIYSLRNKEVLGALRKIMKP, encoded by the coding sequence ATGGAGGTGAACAGAAGCCAGGTGACTGAGTTTGTTCTCAAAGGAATAACAGATCGTACAGAGCTGCAAGTCCCTCTGTTTCTCCTGTTCTTCTTCATCTATGTCACCACTATGGTGGGCAACCTTGGTTTAATCTTTCTCATCTGGAAGGATCCTCATCTTCATACTCCCATGTACTATTTCCTTGGAAGTTTAGCTTTTGCTGATGCCTGTACTTCATCCTCTGTGACTCCCAGGATGCTTGTTAATATCTTAGACAATGGTAAGATGATTTCCCTCTTTGAATGCATGGCCCAATATTATATTTTTGGATCTAGTGCAACCACAGAATGTTTCCTTCTGGTAGcgatggcctatgaccgctatgtagcCATATGCAATCCTCTGCTCTATCTTGTGGTGATGTCCAACAGAGTGTGTACTTGCCTGATTAGTAGCTCATATATAATCGGTTTTCTGCATCCACTAATTCATGTAGGTTTATTATTTAGATTAACCTTCTGCAAATCCAATATAATAGATCATTTTTACTGTGAGATCCTGCCACTCTATACAATTTCTTGCACTGACCCATCTATTAATGCTTTTGTGGTCTTCATTTTTTCTGCTGTAATACAAGCTGTTACCTTCATGAGTATTGCAGTCTCCTATGCCCATGTCCTCTTTTCCATCCTGAAAACAAAGTCTGAGAGGGGCAGAAGAaaagccttctccacctgcaGTGCCCacctgctctctgtctctttgttctaTGGAACTCTCTTCTTTATGTACGTGAGNCCTGGGTCNGGACCAAGTAAATATAAGAATAAGATGTATTCTCTGTTTTACACCATTGTGATTCCTCTACTAAACCCCTTCATTTACAGCTTAAGAAACAAGGAAGTTTTAGGGGCTCTGAGAAAAATCATGAAGCcataa